One genomic region from Conexibacter woesei DSM 14684 encodes:
- a CDS encoding beta-propeller fold lactonase family protein, producing the protein MTSSFPQFTIALGNPDAPNTIWITADPGLNRLVLSIEANVETRFAAARPVPYGQARGATGSLLYLDLTELALSDAEFDAITVRGDGWDSLSTRADRRICLAPGADFTQRAAAKIELHIDHVALARPPAGRSVDLTLASFRVAGVTRGNLAVQTLFPVVLQLPPDGGGDLHEVIALAVAQPILIGSNDRFPAVANTLSLELGPGTRPREVRATEETAFTLTFVYADAWPGYGAVCTRREAADIRVLRGQGAARWTITRGGSQQSPSWLLQPEPGTPILGETGLVELRVEDLVTTLAGGPTLMVVSYSGVPGYQAGAYAVTLRKVPHVQITSIAASPDPVVLHDGSAEVTISWTVEDAGGLTLMPGYHDVRDRRSFRATIRETTHFNLIATGIERASSGNQASAPVTATVLPVIDDFSAQPFAIYAEEFPLICQLAWNVNTRGQVELVSSTAGPDPNRYAPQTQIGRSIERPQMLTLMPAETPQDLVVRRSLVLSAFSPLYAAHPAASPTTDVAFAPAASFAVAANAAAGTVTALDTVVYKPLGSPVATGRRPVALAFTRDGTKLAVANAGDGTVSVLAVTAGSGWPPYSLAVAQTITVGGTPRAVALSPDDRYLYVVTAADDGAGTLVVLVRAGSGEYGRPATLAVGRDPRAVAVTPSGAQLFVPNAGDDTVTVIGVVSSSGRHQRVYELRGFDRRPVSAAVTGDERVVLVVCEGSGIVYAFDAEYPDLAERRELEVGGAPCEVALVPGGGYALVANAGGSDALALLGLGGSARSCRLLARRIGRGRRATGVAVSPDAGVALVTEQGAADVGLLTLANYTQRTQPVEVGAQTTDVAVTPDSKQALVWHNALTRFDGGTPSTGYYVYELASQTVTQQSEGTPVIAIAPSPRIADRAAYVIARGTARVDVVSTTEHTSLFSIDVSRQTSGTPRAIAVSADARTLFVLTADAQRRHALLPYAVDVARRTARPAGVVELFTTAGSSGAFALASPDGATAWAISSIDRKLWIVTRQRDGSYQRDPVPLALPGSVGSAAASPDGTRVFVLGKSGTRNTITAVETVASTLRTVTLPSVGSIALNALTVSPDGTRLFATDGVQSGIRVFDADSLRLVQTISWDGAVVLPYGVAVTPTGTQVLSANVGDGDGPGTLAIAPQVQPSALEDLPVDPDVIELEEVHADA; encoded by the coding sequence GCGAACGTCGAGACGAGATTCGCCGCTGCCAGACCGGTCCCGTACGGCCAGGCGAGAGGCGCGACCGGCTCGCTGCTCTACCTCGACCTGACCGAGCTGGCGCTCAGCGACGCCGAGTTCGACGCGATCACCGTCCGCGGCGACGGCTGGGACTCGCTCTCCACGAGAGCGGACCGCCGCATCTGCCTCGCCCCCGGCGCCGACTTCACGCAGAGAGCGGCGGCGAAGATCGAGCTGCACATCGACCACGTCGCGCTCGCGAGACCGCCAGCCGGCAGAAGCGTCGACCTGACGCTCGCGTCGTTCCGCGTCGCCGGCGTCACGAGAGGCAACCTCGCGGTCCAGACGCTGTTCCCGGTCGTGCTGCAGCTGCCGCCCGACGGCGGCGGCGACCTCCACGAGGTGATCGCGCTGGCGGTCGCGCAGCCGATCCTGATCGGGTCCAACGACAGATTCCCGGCAGTCGCCAACACGCTCTCGCTCGAGCTGGGCCCCGGCACCAGACCGCGAGAGGTGAGAGCGACCGAGGAGACGGCGTTCACGCTCACGTTCGTCTACGCCGACGCGTGGCCCGGCTACGGCGCCGTCTGCACGCGCAGAGAGGCCGCCGACATCAGAGTCCTGCGCGGGCAGGGCGCCGCCAGATGGACGATCACCCGCGGCGGCTCGCAGCAGAGCCCGTCGTGGCTGCTGCAGCCCGAGCCCGGCACGCCGATCCTCGGGGAGACCGGGCTCGTCGAGCTGCGCGTCGAGGACCTCGTCACGACGCTCGCGGGCGGCCCGACGCTGATGGTCGTCAGCTACAGCGGCGTCCCCGGGTACCAAGCGGGCGCGTACGCGGTGACGCTGCGCAAGGTCCCGCACGTGCAGATCACGTCGATCGCGGCCTCCCCGGATCCGGTCGTGCTGCACGACGGCTCCGCCGAGGTGACGATCAGCTGGACCGTCGAGGACGCCGGCGGGCTGACGCTGATGCCGGGCTACCACGACGTCAGAGACAGAAGATCGTTCAGAGCGACGATCCGCGAGACGACGCACTTCAACCTGATCGCGACAGGGATCGAACGCGCCAGCTCGGGCAACCAGGCGTCGGCACCGGTGACCGCGACCGTGCTGCCGGTGATCGACGACTTCAGCGCGCAGCCGTTCGCGATCTACGCGGAGGAGTTCCCGCTGATCTGCCAGCTCGCATGGAACGTCAACACGCGCGGCCAGGTCGAGCTCGTCAGCAGCACCGCCGGCCCCGATCCCAACCGCTACGCGCCGCAGACGCAGATCGGCCGCTCGATCGAGCGCCCGCAGATGCTGACGCTGATGCCGGCCGAGACGCCGCAGGACCTCGTCGTCCGCCGCAGCCTCGTGCTGTCGGCGTTCTCGCCGCTCTACGCCGCCCACCCGGCCGCGAGCCCGACGACCGACGTCGCGTTCGCGCCGGCCGCCAGCTTCGCCGTCGCCGCGAACGCCGCCGCCGGCACGGTGACCGCGCTCGACACGGTCGTCTACAAGCCGCTCGGCTCGCCGGTGGCGACGGGCAGAAGACCGGTCGCGCTCGCCTTCACGCGCGACGGGACGAAGCTGGCCGTCGCCAACGCCGGCGACGGCACCGTCAGCGTGCTGGCGGTGACCGCCGGCAGCGGCTGGCCGCCGTACTCGCTGGCGGTCGCGCAGACGATCACCGTCGGCGGGACGCCGCGCGCGGTCGCGCTCTCGCCCGACGACAGATACCTCTACGTCGTGACCGCCGCCGACGACGGCGCCGGCACGCTCGTCGTGCTCGTGCGCGCCGGCTCCGGCGAATACGGCAGACCGGCGACGCTCGCGGTCGGCAGAGACCCGCGCGCGGTCGCCGTCACGCCGAGCGGCGCGCAGCTGTTCGTCCCCAACGCCGGCGACGACACCGTCACCGTGATAGGCGTCGTCAGCAGCAGCGGCAGACACCAGCGCGTCTACGAGCTGAGAGGCTTCGACAGAAGACCGGTCAGCGCGGCCGTGACCGGGGACGAGCGCGTCGTGCTCGTCGTCTGCGAGGGCAGCGGGATCGTCTACGCGTTCGACGCCGAGTACCCCGACCTCGCCGAGCGGCGGGAGCTGGAGGTCGGCGGCGCTCCGTGCGAGGTCGCGCTCGTGCCGGGCGGCGGCTACGCGCTCGTCGCCAACGCGGGCGGCAGCGACGCGCTCGCGCTGCTCGGGCTCGGCGGCTCCGCGCGCAGCTGCCGCCTGCTCGCGAGACGGATCGGCAGAGGCCGCCGCGCCACCGGCGTCGCCGTCTCACCGGACGCGGGCGTCGCGCTCGTGACCGAGCAGGGCGCCGCCGACGTCGGCCTCCTCACGCTGGCGAACTACACGCAGCGGACGCAGCCGGTCGAGGTCGGCGCGCAGACGACCGACGTCGCCGTCACGCCCGACTCGAAGCAGGCGCTCGTGTGGCACAACGCGCTCACCAGATTCGACGGCGGGACGCCGTCGACCGGGTACTACGTCTACGAGCTGGCGTCGCAGACGGTCACGCAGCAGTCCGAGGGGACGCCGGTGATCGCGATCGCGCCGTCGCCGCGCATCGCCGACAGAGCGGCGTACGTGATCGCGAGAGGAACGGCCCGCGTCGACGTCGTCTCGACGACCGAGCACACGTCGCTGTTCTCGATCGACGTCTCCAGACAGACGAGCGGGACGCCGCGCGCGATCGCCGTCTCCGCCGACGCGCGTACGCTGTTCGTGCTGACCGCCGACGCCCAGCGCCGCCACGCGCTGCTGCCGTACGCCGTCGACGTCGCCAGAAGAACGGCGAGACCGGCCGGCGTCGTCGAGCTGTTCACGACGGCGGGCAGCTCCGGCGCGTTCGCGCTCGCGAGCCCGGACGGGGCGACGGCGTGGGCGATCAGCTCGATCGACAGAAAGCTGTGGATCGTCACGCGCCAGAGAGACGGCAGCTACCAGCGCGACCCGGTCCCGCTGGCGCTCCCCGGCTCCGTCGGGTCGGCGGCGGCGAGCCCCGACGGCACGCGCGTCTTCGTGCTCGGCAAGAGCGGCACGCGCAACACGATCACGGCTGTCGAGACGGTCGCAAGCACGCTGCGGACGGTCACGCTGCCGTCGGTCGGCTCGATCGCGCTCAACGCCCTGACCGTCTCGCCCGACGGCACGCGCCTGTTCGCGACCGACGGGGTCCAGTCCGGGATCCGCGTCTTCGACGCCGACTCGCTGCGGCTGGTCCAGACGATCTCGTGGGACGGCGCCGTCGTGCTGCCGTACGGCGTCGCCGTCACGCCGACCGGGACGCAGGTGCTGTCGGCCAACGTCGGCGACGGCGACGGGCCCGGAACGCTCGCGATAGCTCCGCAGGTGCAGCCGTCCGCGCTGGAGGACCTGCCGGTCGACCCCGACGTCATCGAACTCGAGGAGGTTCACGCCGATGCCTGA
- a CDS encoding molybdopterin-dependent oxidoreductase: MSVTAYRTCPLCEATCGLELTLDESGAVERVRGDADDVFSRGFLCPKGVSIKQLHDDPDRLRTPLRRTANGSFEPCSWEEAFALVAAGLEGVRARGGADAVALYIGNPSAHNMSALLYGRALAKGLGSRNVYSASTVDQYPKQLASALMFGTATTVAVPDLDRTDHLLVLGANPLASNGSLMTAPDVRGRLQAIQARGGKVVVVDPRRSRTARAADEHVPIRPGTDALLLIAMVAVLFEEQLVAPGRLEPLCDGLGELRALAAPFAPERVAAATGIPAPTIRRLARDLGAAERAVVYGRMGTTTQTFGTTASWLVDVLNVLTGNLDRAGGAMFPLPAIGGSNSRGEPGRGRGARTGRWSSRVRGLGEVFGELPVACLAEEIETPGDGQVRALITLAGNPVVSTPNAGRLDGALAALDFMVSVDLYVTETSRHADVILPAPSPLERAHYDLALYGFAIRNVANYSPAVLPIGDGMQDEWRTLLRLVGIAVGQGAGADVDAIDDFVALDVLRRETATAGSPVAGRDPAELLAALAPRRGPERLLDALLRTGPYGEGFGRDPDGLSLAALEAAPHGIDFGALEPRLPDALRTASGRIELTPPQLVADVARLHAALDARAEDGAMVLIGRRDLRSNNSWMHNLPLLVRGPERCTVLVHPDDAARLGLTDGAPARVRSRVGAIELPVEVDDAIMPGVVSIPHGWGHGVDGVGWRVASAHGGANSNVLADELEVDPVSGNAVLNGIPVSLAPA; encoded by the coding sequence GTGTCGGTCACGGCGTACCGGACCTGTCCCTTGTGCGAGGCCACCTGTGGCCTCGAGCTGACGCTTGACGAGAGCGGCGCGGTGGAGCGCGTGCGCGGCGACGCCGACGACGTCTTCTCGCGCGGCTTCCTGTGCCCGAAGGGCGTCTCGATCAAGCAGCTGCACGACGATCCCGACCGGCTGCGGACGCCGCTCCGCAGGACGGCGAACGGGAGCTTCGAGCCGTGCTCCTGGGAGGAGGCGTTCGCGCTCGTCGCGGCCGGCCTCGAAGGCGTCAGAGCGCGCGGCGGCGCCGACGCGGTCGCGCTCTACATCGGCAACCCGAGCGCCCACAACATGTCCGCGCTGCTGTACGGCCGCGCGCTCGCGAAGGGCCTCGGCAGCAGAAACGTCTACTCGGCGAGCACGGTCGACCAGTACCCCAAGCAGCTCGCCTCGGCGCTGATGTTCGGAACCGCGACGACCGTCGCCGTCCCCGACCTCGACCGCACCGACCACCTGCTCGTGCTCGGCGCCAACCCGCTCGCGTCCAACGGCTCGCTGATGACCGCGCCGGACGTGCGCGGCCGGCTGCAGGCGATCCAGGCGCGCGGCGGGAAGGTCGTCGTCGTCGACCCGCGCCGCTCGCGCACCGCGCGCGCTGCCGACGAGCACGTGCCGATCCGGCCGGGGACCGACGCGCTGCTGCTGATCGCGATGGTCGCGGTCCTGTTCGAGGAGCAGCTGGTCGCGCCGGGGCGGCTGGAGCCGCTCTGCGACGGCCTCGGTGAGCTGCGCGCGCTCGCCGCGCCGTTCGCGCCGGAGCGGGTCGCGGCGGCGACGGGCATCCCAGCGCCGACGATCCGGCGCCTCGCGCGCGATCTGGGGGCAGCCGAGCGTGCCGTCGTCTACGGGCGGATGGGGACGACGACGCAGACGTTCGGGACGACCGCCTCGTGGCTGGTCGACGTGCTCAACGTGCTGACGGGCAACCTCGACCGCGCGGGCGGCGCGATGTTCCCGCTGCCGGCGATCGGGGGCTCGAACTCGCGCGGCGAGCCGGGGCGCGGGCGCGGCGCGCGGACCGGCCGCTGGAGCAGCCGCGTGCGCGGGCTGGGGGAGGTCTTCGGCGAGCTGCCCGTCGCCTGTCTCGCGGAGGAGATCGAGACGCCGGGCGACGGCCAGGTGCGCGCGTTGATCACGCTCGCCGGCAACCCCGTCGTCTCGACGCCGAACGCCGGCCGGCTCGACGGCGCGCTCGCCGCGCTCGACTTCATGGTCAGCGTCGACCTCTACGTGACCGAGACGAGCCGGCACGCCGACGTGATCCTGCCGGCGCCCTCGCCGCTGGAGCGCGCGCACTACGACCTCGCGCTGTACGGCTTCGCGATCCGCAACGTCGCCAATTACTCGCCCGCGGTGCTGCCGATCGGCGACGGCATGCAGGACGAGTGGCGGACGCTGCTGCGGCTGGTGGGGATCGCCGTCGGCCAGGGAGCCGGCGCGGACGTCGACGCGATCGACGACTTCGTCGCGCTCGACGTGCTGCGGCGGGAGACCGCGACGGCCGGCTCGCCGGTCGCCGGGCGCGACCCGGCCGAGCTGCTGGCGGCGCTGGCGCCGCGCCGCGGTCCCGAGCGGCTGCTCGACGCGCTGCTGCGCACAGGGCCGTACGGCGAGGGCTTCGGGCGCGACCCGGACGGCCTCTCGCTGGCGGCGCTGGAGGCGGCGCCGCACGGGATCGACTTCGGCGCGCTGGAGCCGCGGCTGCCGGACGCGCTGCGGACCGCGAGCGGGCGGATCGAGCTGACGCCGCCGCAGCTGGTCGCCGACGTCGCGCGGCTGCACGCCGCGCTCGACGCGCGCGCGGAGGACGGGGCGATGGTGCTGATCGGCCGGCGCGACCTGCGCTCGAACAACTCGTGGATGCACAACCTGCCGCTGCTCGTGCGCGGCCCGGAGCGCTGCACCGTCCTGGTCCACCCCGACGACGCGGCGCGGCTCGGCCTGACCGACGGGGCGCCGGCGCGCGTGCGCTCGCGCGTCGGCGCGATCGAGCTGCCGGTCGAGGTCGACGACGCGATCATGCCGGGCGTCGTCTCGATCCCGCACGGCTGGGGCCACGGCGTCGACGGCGTCGGCTGGCGCGTCGCCTCCGCCCACGGGGGCGCGAACTCGAACGTGCTCGCCGACGAGCTGGAGGTCGACCCGGTCTCCGGCAACGCCGTCCTCAACGGCATCCCGGTCTCGCTGGCGCCCGCCTAG